A single genomic interval of Oncorhynchus keta strain PuntledgeMale-10-30-2019 unplaced genomic scaffold, Oket_V2 Un_contig_2110_pilon_pilon, whole genome shotgun sequence harbors:
- the LOC127920895 gene encoding 4-aminobutyrate aminotransferase, mitochondrial-like: protein MASSLLSRQLVLSLQQNLRLTAPGCRYASKAAAKTQMEFEYDGPSMKTEVPGPRSKELTKQLGEMQNVGAINFFCNYEESRGNYLVDVDGNRMLDVYTQISSIPIGYNHPSLIKVMSNPNNMSAFVNRPALGIMPPENFPEKLAESLLSVSDTQHTQHTTHNTHTQHNTHTHTHTTHNTQHTHNTQLPPFK from the exons ATGGCGTCCTCTCTGCTCAGCAGGCAGCTGGTCCTCTCCCTCCAGCAGAACCTCAGGCTCACTGCACCAG gctGCAGGTATGCGAGTAAGGCAGCAGCTAAGACTCAGATGGAGTTTGAATACGACGGGCCCTCCATGAAGACCGAGGTCCCAGGACCCCGTTCCAAG GAGCTGACCAAACAGTTGGGAGAGATGCAG aacGTGGGAGCAATCAATTTCTTCTGTAACTatgaggagagcagaggaaactaCCTGGTGGACGTGGACGGAAACCGCATGCTGGACGTCTACACACAGAtctcctctattcctattg GATACAACCATCCCTCACTCATTAAAGTGATGTCCAACCCCAACAATATG aGTGCGTTTGTGAACAGGCCAGCTCTTGGGATCATGCCACCCGAGAACTTTCCAGAAAAGCTGGCAGAAAGCCTTCTCTCGGTGagtgacacacaacacacacaacacacaacacacaacacacacacacaacacaacacacacacacacacacacacaacacacaacacacaacacacacacaacacacaacttcccccatttaaatag